CATAAGCCTCATTGATCACATCTGGTGCAGAGATGGCGCGCTTGAATATCAGGGTACGTCTCTTCACAAGATCGAGTCCATCAATGAAAGATCTTCTATTTCTTCCTTTCCGTTGAAGTTGCACTCCTTTAATTTTATGGAATCCGATCGATGTTCGGTCATAAAGTCCCAGCGCTTCAAGCTCAATAAGGGCTTGTGGACTCAAATTCAATTCAATGTCAGGCATGCGTTTCAAGATAGGGGATCGCGATTTTTTCCTCGGCCTAGCCATTTCTTCAGGGTTTCTGATCAGATATTATCTCAAAGACACCGTGAAAAATAATAGCAGCCCATAAAAAAAGATGTCAAGCAGTCGATAACTGAAGCGTTGCATCAGGCAAGGAACAGAGTTACTGCACAATACTAAGGGAAGAGAACAGTAAGAATATTAAACAAGTGGAATCGAAAGATGTTATCATCAGGTTAAAAGTGGCTGGGGAGCAGGGATTCGAACCCCAATTCTACGGTCCAGAGCCGCATGTCCTACCGTTGGACGACTCCCCAGCATCTGAATCAGAAAAATTACCTATTATTATATTGATTGCATGATTATGGTCAAGGGTGATTGAAAAGGCCCGCTACTTTCTTAGCAGCGATGCTGTCAGGGTATTGTTTCGTGAGGGAAGCGAAGATCTCTTTTGCCTTGTCTTTTTTTCCCCAGAAGAGATAGACTCTTCCGAGTTCCAGATAGTAATCGGGAAGCTCCAGGCTTTCCGGATTGTCGTCGATCAACCCCTGGAATATCTTTAGGGCCTTCTTATGCTCGCCAGCTCCGAGGTAGGCTCGACCGAGAAAAAAAGAGATGCTATTTCTCTCGGCCTCTATGTTCAAAGGTGCTTCGTTAGTAGCCATTTCATCCGAACTTCCTGTCGGCGTTGCCTTTTTGGTGGCATCCTTTGCCACTTCGGTGAGCGATTTCTTGGCATTGTTGAGGTACTGGACCGCCTCGCCGCTCAACCCCAGGTCGAGATAGATTCTTCCGAGAGATTTTAGAGCGAAAGTTTCTTTCGGATTCTTCTTGATGATGTCGTGCCACTGGCTGATCTCGAATCCTTTCTCCTTGAAAATCTTCATTACGGAGTAAAATTCATCGGGTGTGCGGTAACCACTTATCCGGAAAACCTCTGTCCCGTCCGGGATCGCAAAGATGATGGTAGGAAAGCCGGCGGGTCGATAGCGCGTGGCCGCCACTCTCTGGATCTCGGCATCAAGCTTGGCGCAGACGATCTCTTTCGAGAGTTCGACTACTCGCGGATCGGTAAAGACCTCTCTGTCAAGCTTTTTGCAGAAGACGCACCAGGAGGTGTAAAAAGCAACCATCATCAGACGATTATCCTTTTTTGCAGCATCAAGCGTCTTGCCGAAATCTTCAAGCCAGAGAATCTCATTGGAAGCCCTCGCTTCATTAGCCATTGCGAGGCAGGCTTCATAGATTCCAGATGCAAAAGCAATCGAGAAAATGCTGAGAAGAATTGTTGCCGGGAATAGCCTATTTCTTTTTTTGTTCATGGTTACCTGGCTTTATTATCTACAAATCCAGCAGGATGCCAGCATAAATGTATCGACCGCGCAGTGGACCCCAGTTGAACTCATATCTCGGGTCATCGAGCCAGTTCTGGTACTCATCGGTGATGTTGTCCACTCCGGCATATCCTGAAAGATGCTTATAAATTCTGTGCTGGACCCTGAAATTATAAACCCAGAAATCCGGCGTCTCTTTGAAGTCTTTCACGACTCCGAATGCAGGCAATTCTTGGATGAGCAATGAACCTGTGTACTGTGCTTGAGCCATTACCTGGAAGTTTCGCTGCGAGTCATCCCACTTTATGGTGGCGCTTCCGGAGTTTTCTGCCTGGAGGGGCATCTTGCCGGCAGGCAGCAGAGTTAGTGGAAACCGGAACGGTTCCTCTTGGCCTGGAATCTCCATGGTGAAGTATGTCTGTGTGTCGCGACCGCTCGTTGCTTTTAGCTTCGTGTAGCTTGCACTGATTGTGAACCTTTCCATTGGACGGATGTCCATTCCGATCTCTCCCCCCTGTATGTAGACATCCGGAAAGTTAACCAGGGCATAGTTCGGAATGTAGTTGGAATTCGCAAATACCGCCAGCCTTTGCAGGTAGTCTTTAAAGTCATTCCTGAAGAACGTTCCTCTTAGGTTGATCCAGGGCATAGGAAGATAGTTCAGGTCGAGGAGCATGTTGCGGGAGATCTCAGGTTTCGTATAGTAACTGCTCTGTATTCGCGCGCCGCAGCATACCCTCTCGAAGATGGGGCGTGGCGCAAGGAAAGCACCCCCCGCCGAGAATGCAACTGAGAATTTGGAAGTCGCTTTCCAGGTCAGTTTCATGCGCGGTGAGAATCGGGAACCATAAAGCTCGTAATCATCGTATCGTGTACCTGCCGTTAACTCCATCCGTGCCGGGAGAGACAGCGTCATCTGCGCAAACGCGCCTCTCTGATGAATAAAATCGTGCGCCTCCTGTGGCAGGAAGAAGGGAGGATCCAGTTTATATGATATACCGTCTACGTCAAAATTCCTGTATGTCAGCCCCGCCATGAGTAGATGCTTCGTGAAGAGAGGAGTATCGAAGCGAAGCTCTGCAAGCCGGGTAGTTTCGTCCACTTCCATGTAAGGCTGCTGAGTGTAAGCATCGTCGTCTGTAGTGTTCTGGTTGCGGTTGGAATATAGAGTTCTGAACGAAAATCTCATAAGGTTAGAGGTTGTGTAATCCCATCCGAGCAAAAACTCGGACCTCCGGATGTCCACATCCTCCTTGTGAAAATGACCGAGGTCGATCGGGAAGGAAGCTCCGCTGTACCCTCCCTTGTTCTCTCTCTGCTCTTCATTGTAGTAGAGAGCAGTGAAGCGCACATCCATATTCTTAGTAATGTCAAAAGTCACACTCGCATCATAGGTGAAGCGCCTGAACGCCCCGAGATCAAAAACCTTATCGCCGTTGGCGTCGATCCCATCGGACTGGCTGTGGGTGAATGTCAATTCACCACCCCATTTCCCCAGCGTTCCAGAGGCGAAGATTTTCTGGGTCGAGCCGTCGAAGCTTCCCAGATTGGCTTCATAGTAAAGCATCGGGTCCGGGCTCGATGCTTTCGTAGTGATCTCTAGAGCACCGATAGCAGCCTCACTACCGGTGAGAGCAGAACCCGCTCCGCGGTTCACTTCGGTCCGATCGACACCAACTGGCGGGATGACGGAAAGGATGTAGATGGCACCCAATCCACCCATCACCGGCATACCATCCTTCCATACCTGAACCCTGTCTCCGGTTTGACCGCACATCGTCACGTTGGCGACGTTGCAGTTAGTACACATCTGCGCTACACGCACCCCGCTTTCTCCGGAAAGAATCGCCATCAGGTTTTCCGCGGGTTTCCGCTCGTTCTGTTCCTGGTTCTCCTCAGTTGCCGGTTGTTCCTTACTTTCCTTGCCATCGGATTCTAACGGCCGGGGATCATCCGCAAAAGCCGGGATTAATGCAAAGACAACGATAATACTCAGGATGGGAAGAGATAATAGATTTTTCTTCATATTTCTAACACCCCAAAATGATTATTATTAATACTCGATATTGCCAAAAAATTAGGCTTTAATATAGCATCGATTTGGAGACAAAAAAAGGGAGCAGATGGAACTGCTCCCCTTACGCATCTAACATGGATAGTTCAAGGAGTTGCCTCTCCACACCACTTAGCTGGGAGAATGGCGTTAAGATGGTCGCGAACTTCAGAATCGCTGTATCCGCACCCTGTAAGACACGGATTGACACATGGGTCATAGGTTGTGACGAGTCCCTGATCGATGATCTGCCCTTGAGGAGTAACCTGGCATAAGGGGAAGGGATCGGTGTACATGTCCCACAGGCCGCCATCCGTATCGGCAACGACAGTGAATTTAAGTGGTGGTGTATAACTCCCGGTTCCATCGAAATCCTTCTCGTAGGCCCAATAGTTAGCATCCTCCCAATCGACGACGGTATCAGCATCTGGACCATCATCGATAACGACATGGATGATCTCAAAACCTCTTTCGCGAAAATCATCGTAGAGCTTATTAGCCACACTGGCCTCCGAATCGCATGGGGCTCACCCGTATTGCATCATGGTGATGAAAACGGCTTTGCCACGGAATTCATGAATGGAGCGCATGTTGCCATCTTGGTCAGGATACGTGTGAGCCCAGTCATTCGTGCATTTCCCTAATGTTTCACCCCAGCCGATGGCGTTGCAGATCTCGGATTCTGTTGAGCTGTAACCCGGTCTTTCGGCTCCCCCTGTTTTATAACCTGCCGTTCCTTCCAGGTTCGCTCCTCTTCCAGAAACGAGATAGTAAACGTTTCCTGAAGGCATAGAGCCGATTCCATACGAGCGGAGCGCATCGTTCTGGGAGGTTCCATCACCCTCCGTCTCCGCCAGCTTTGTATGAGTGTAGGAGAAAGGAGAGTTCAGAGTTCCCTGCCATATCGTATATCTTTTCGTCTTAGAACCAGCAGCGTCGCAGTTTCCATCTTTATTGGCATCAGAGCATGTCCAGACGTCTTTCTTAAGGTCTTCCCACCAGAGCCTCAGGCCCGAACCATCCTTTGCCAGTGTCATGTTTAGATAAGGGGTATTTGAAACTTCTCTTGGCTTTGCATTGGTATAACCATACTGGTCGCGGATGACCCGGTAGATTCCGGCCCTTGAGGAGGTGGAATCATCGGAAACAGCATACAGCCAGCTATCCCTGCCATCGGTGAGGTCCTTTACGACGATCGGGCATTCCGTTCCCGAAGGAGAGTCATAGAAACTGGCCGTGGATGAGAATGTATCGTAAGCGGAGCCGGAGAGAACGTCTCTGACGATCTTCCCATCCGTCTCTCCTGCAATGAATAGATTGTTCTCAAATCCAGGGTATTTTGAACCCAGGTAAGGAGACAACCCCGAGATGTTCATGGGATCGAGAGAATGAAGTGCCGGTTCATAGGAAGAGCCCTGACAGAATTCGACATCCCAGCCATAGTTGGTCCCTGATTTGACAACGTTGGTCTCATCGCACTGTGTCGTTCCATCGTAGGCATCAGTATCATAGATCGTGCCGACATTCTTGTTCATGGCGATATCCGTAGGATTCCTGAATCCGATGGAATAGATTAAAGAATAAGGATATGGTTCACCTGGATAGGGGTTATCAGCAGGAGCCGTTCCATCATCATTCATCCTCAGGACTTTTCCTTTCAGGGATGAGAGTAACTGCGCATCACCGCTGCTTTCCATGTCCCCGACGGTGGCGTAGAGCTTCCCATCGTTTCCGAAGACTAGTCCACCGCCGTTGTTGTTTCCTCCTGCGGCTGAACCGATATTATCGAGAATCACCGTTGCGCTGCTCCCATTCGATCCCTGATCAACATATCTGACGATCCGGTTTGTCTTGGGAGAAAGCTGCGTGTAATAGATATAGAGGTAACCGTTTTTCTGGAAATCAGGATGCAGTACAATTCCAAGAAGCCCTTCTTCCGCTGTCGTGGAAACATCGACGTGTATGTAGTTGTTGGAGAGAAGCTTCCCGTTCCTGATTACCCTGACGTTCCCCGTTGTCCTCTCAAGATAGAATATCCTTCCATCAGGTGCGAGAGCCATGGCCGAAGGCCTTGTGAGCCCTCTCATAACTGGCTCCATCCTGTAATCCTTCGGCAGGACGTCGGCCAATATCGATCCTGCTGCAAACATGATCAAAAATGAAAGCAAACAAGGTACAAGGGATTTTTTCATAACCCGCCTCCCATAATAGAATTAGCTTAAGTTGAAAGTAAAAAACTCCTTCTAAAAATCTTTTTCTTTCCAAAAAGTGTAATATTTCACATGAGGATCACTACTAGCTCTCTATGAGCAACTCCTCTTTCGATCAATAATTTACTCTTATATTTATACTCAGAAAAGGCTAACAGGCAATGAGAAATTTCATTCCTTTTAAAAGGCTCTTTTTGTCTTTGTTTTCTAATAGTTATCTCGTTTCAGATGATTTCGATGGAGGCGTCGGTATTATAGAATGCCAGAACATGCTGTTAACATCTTT
This genomic window from Acidobacteriota bacterium contains:
- a CDS encoding thioredoxin fold domain-containing protein, with the translated sequence MNKKRNRLFPATILLSIFSIAFASGIYEACLAMANEARASNEILWLEDFGKTLDAAKKDNRLMMVAFYTSWCVFCKKLDREVFTDPRVVELSKEIVCAKLDAEIQRVAATRYRPAGFPTIIFAIPDGTEVFRISGYRTPDEFYSVMKIFKEKGFEISQWHDIIKKNPKETFALKSLGRIYLDLGLSGEAVQYLNNAKKSLTEVAKDATKKATPTGSSDEMATNEAPLNIEAERNSISFFLGRAYLGAGEHKKALKIFQGLIDDNPESLELPDYYLELGRVYLFWGKKDKAKEIFASLTKQYPDSIAAKKVAGLFNHP
- a CDS encoding TonB-dependent receptor, which produces MKKNLLSLPILSIIVVFALIPAFADDPRPLESDGKESKEQPATEENQEQNERKPAENLMAILSGESGVRVAQMCTNCNVANVTMCGQTGDRVQVWKDGMPVMGGLGAIYILSVIPPVGVDRTEVNRGAGSALTGSEAAIGALEITTKASSPDPMLYYEANLGSFDGSTQKIFASGTLGKWGGELTFTHSQSDGIDANGDKVFDLGAFRRFTYDASVTFDITKNMDVRFTALYYNEEQRENKGGYSGASFPIDLGHFHKEDVDIRRSEFLLGWDYTTSNLMRFSFRTLYSNRNQNTTDDDAYTQQPYMEVDETTRLAELRFDTPLFTKHLLMAGLTYRNFDVDGISYKLDPPFFLPQEAHDFIHQRGAFAQMTLSLPARMELTAGTRYDDYELYGSRFSPRMKLTWKATSKFSVAFSAGGAFLAPRPIFERVCCGARIQSSYYTKPEISRNMLLDLNYLPMPWINLRGTFFRNDFKDYLQRLAVFANSNYIPNYALVNFPDVYIQGGEIGMDIRPMERFTISASYTKLKATSGRDTQTYFTMEIPGQEEPFRFPLTLLPAGKMPLQAENSGSATIKWDDSQRNFQVMAQAQYTGSLLIQELPAFGVVKDFKETPDFWVYNFRVQHRIYKHLSGYAGVDNITDEYQNWLDDPRYEFNWGPLRGRYIYAGILLDL
- a CDS encoding PQQ-dependent sugar dehydrogenase, producing MADVLPKDYRMEPVMRGLTRPSAMALAPDGRIFYLERTTGNVRVIRNGKLLSNNYIHVDVSTTAEEGLLGIVLHPDFQKNGYLYIYYTQLSPKTNRIVRYVDQGSNGSSATVILDNIGSAAGGNNNGGGLVFGNDGKLYATVGDMESSGDAQLLSSLKGKVLRMNDDGTAPADNPYPGEPYPYSLIYSIGFRNPTDIAMNKNVGTIYDTDAYDGTTQCDETNVVKSGTNYGWDVEFCQGSSYEPALHSLDPMNISGLSPYLGSKYPGFENNLFIAGETDGKIVRDVLSGSAYDTFSSTASFYDSPSGTECPIVVKDLTDGRDSWLYAVSDDSTSSRAGIYRVIRDQYGYTNAKPREVSNTPYLNMTLAKDGSGLRLWWEDLKKDVWTCSDANKDGNCDAAGSKTKRYTIWQGTLNSPFSYTHTKLAETEGDGTSQNDALRSYGIGSMPSGNVYYLVSGRGANLEGTAGYKTGGAERPGYSSTESEICNAIGWGETLGKCTNDWAHTYPDQDGNMRSIHEFRGKAVFITMMQYG